From a single Cydia strobilella chromosome 17, ilCydStro3.1, whole genome shotgun sequence genomic region:
- the LOC134748799 gene encoding uncharacterized protein LOC134748799 isoform X1: MAIYSTLSDAMSYKVYDLVPNSLTAKSLISSGSTNSNYKRRKSKNKSVYISNNHMHLRALTEEKSENKLLSSFQLAAKLYKSNSDEFKTPQKMSKKSNKKSVLTLPNEPAVLPQSCTVSDMNDSEYFKRIHKPKAQKTKKSQPRKKNPKLPDYNCEYYDRDADYCSQMNVYLDCSSVDVVKNFKGDCRRKARDSYNSKTETNAPSPSDVWSVLRNMNRFQFYPSPPMSDDSNYEIKPRKKVVKKKLNRGVYETCRTEQIYFQTELNVPGDGSLSASSQITVIDKNEELNKFCKKVEITSFEQNVPLVTPKNKKQDSPKSNNRRCRNSNLKFTTKKNSASKDTLIDQKSKLSEVSMKPDQTLNRGDGSFEDSQTKHICTTVEVQTETDSDNKKDDKPQINSNVRVHNAVSNTGSMSGDIPKQIMNSRLDMRAPPRRPLPSRVPWTSTQPRPNIPPDRPLTNASKVILIPPHGLMFSKLQDSPRVPYQATADPMHPLTQTAIRRIVAKIKFPLVILEKDQVSGTFELEHYDNPQFRGLDEHMWPFMVNWMEKPKSPEFETAAQFKKQTFKDKGPISTNFDCTVRNKKKQISSTLSNVESKQNSVAKTKPASRFRDNILKLLYKKTSNQTMGNDILPKRVQRDANVNPLPISSNNVGSSKCKTLSVVTSSSSIAKSRALIPPRASGPSRARSPPRARTPPRARTPPRARSPPRARTPPQTRTLVRTEKPSFPTSPLPPTSPSKIFIPPKKREPQRMWGKAKWASDFIENVINKIKCGIYTSEPQTKNINLQKPPQNRTSDTSDLNNITDAKEVSIQVTMPIITEDFTPKVTIQKKRELTVMLPGFDDAMPPLEIKSMTRNLIAVKHCIMNVLLQFDVNVPPEADQSGLAIKLSTSCIPLSATKSRTKVFKCKTGILNAALPAELCSIIPRVMTQFLNKDTPPPLTLNEPKKNASLSTISEYTTTSDIQEPSIFPLLPQIRMSSELMRLRNGRFSKNPKSWAEMSNENIYIISIKEFPYQYRNIVGILSPQTSLYRQDIVVHPSCALVLNSTKTQCISSNLPSQNSASKPNLCTDLVPYTGNKLSYGGCIVQNTQLIALKELFNKMLQVNTNSLSEYLPTIKMQTFNNHVYVNLTIGNHQGIGASLCIDTTHFKYKPLSIVTTIMSSTATVKYERSEKQIEYIKLAEIKESNRTETRKLVPNSSMTKIRKKGHVRYVHLYKKCKSTSHIVAERRSTPLSKVTNLDEFFQAMGAGKLLSSVFDGSCEKKLLAFVSDLKTYISGITPRQALLVMLLANKKDTCNLIRFRPVILQGIAVHRITCASELNMEVEVIEKEKFNSMPEYPDVPPSLESKENNDNLLEELIWIAKTTASDYQRQFDGSSEKLLKTLLGKRKRLNPSYLRVMARYVGLGLLKTPVNR, translated from the exons ATGGCAATATATTCAACTTTAAGTGATGCTATGAGCTACAAAGTATACGATTTGGTGCCAAATTCTCTTACCGCCAAAAGTTTAATCAGTTCTGGCAGTACAAATTCAAACTACAAACGACGTAAAAGCAAGAACAAGTCAGTCTATATCTCTAATAATCATATGCACTTGCGTGCCCTCACTGAAGAAAAATCCGAAAACAAGCTCTTATCTTCTTTTCAACTAGCTGCGAAATTGTATAAATCTAATTCTGATGAATTCAAAACGCCTCAGAAAATGAGTAAGAAGAGCAACAAAAAGTCCGTGTTGACTCTTCCTAATGAGCCAGCTGTACTGCCTCAGTCTTGCACTGTAAGCGATATGAACGACAGCGAATATTTCAAACGTATTCACAAACCTAAGGCGCAAAAGACGAAAAAAAGCCAGCCTCGGAAGAAAAATCCCAAGCTACCAGATTACAACTGTGAATATTATGACAGAGACGCAGACTACTGCTCCCAAATGAACGTATACCTAGATTGTAGTTCTGTAGATGTTGTTAAGAATTTTAAAGGCGACTGCCGGAGAAAAGCAAGAGATTCTTATAATTCCAAAACTGAAACCAATGCACCGTCTCCATCTGATGTTTGGTCTGTGTTGAGGAATATGAATAGATTTCAATTTTATCCATCTCCACCCATGTCTGATGACAGTAACTACGAGATAAAGCCGAGAAAAAAAGTAGTCAAGAAGAAACTTAATAGAGG CGTTTATGAGACGTGCCGAACTGAGCAGATTTATTTCCAAACTGAGCTTAATGTTCCTGGAGATGGCAGTCTTTCAGCGTCTTCTCAGATAACCGTGATCGACAAAAATGAAGAACTCAATAAATTTTgcaaaaaagtggaaattacATCTTTTGAACAGAATGTACCACTGGTTACTCCAAAGAATAAGAAGCAAGATTCGCCAAAGTCTAATAACAGAAGATGTAGAAATTCCAACCttaaatttacaacaaagaaaAATTCCGCTAGCAAAGATACGCTCATTGACCAAAAATCTAAACTATCTGAAGTATCGATGAAGCCAGATCAAACATTAAATAGAGGTGATGGCAGCTTTGAAGATTCACAGACAAAACATATTTGTACGACAGTTGAAGTGCAAACCGAAACGGATAGTGata ACAAAAAAGATGATAAACCTCAAATAAATTCTAACGTTCGTGTACACAATGCTGTAAGCAACACCGGGAGTATGAGCGGTGATATACCGAAACAAATTATGAACAGTCGTCTGGACATGAGAGCGCCTCCCCGACGTCCTTTACCAAGTCGGGTACCCTGGACTAGCACTCAACCGCGTCCCAATATTCCACCGGATCGCCCCTTAACAAATGCTTCTAAAGTTATACTCATTCCACCTCATGGCTTGATGTTTTCCAAACTACAAGACAGCCCTAGAGTCCCTTACCAGGCCACAGCGGATCCAATGCACCCGTTAACTCAAACCGCCATACGCAGAATTGTAGCCAAAATCAAATTCCCATTGGTTATTTTGGAAAAAGATCAAGTCAGTGGCACATTTGAACTAGAACATTACGATAACCCACAATTCAGAGGATTAGATGAGCATATGTGGCCTTTCATGGTCAATTGGATGGAGAAACCTAAATCACCTGAATTTGAAACGGCGGCGCAATTTAAAAAGCAAACTTTCAAGGACAAAGGGCCTATTTCGACAAACTTTGATTGTACAGTTCgcaacaaaaagaaacagataAGTTCAACTCTCAGTAACGTGGAATCTAAACAGAATAGTGTCGCCAAAACAAAACCAGCATCCCGATTCCGAGATAACATATTGAAGCTTTTGTATAAGAAGACTTCTAATCAAACGATGGGTAATGATATCTTACCTAAACGTGTCCAGCGGGACGCGAATGTGAACCCGTTGCCAATCAGCAGCAATAACGTTGGTTCAAGCAAATGTAAGACATTGAGCGTAGTCACCAGCAGTAGCTCCATAGCAAAATCTCGAGCATTGATTCCACCTCGAGCGAGCGGTCCATCTCGAGCGAGGAGTCCACCTCGGGCGAGGACTCCACCTCGAGCGAGGACTCCACCTCGAGCGAGGAGTCCACCTCGAGCGAGGACTCCACCTCAAACGAGGACTCTAGTGAGAACAGAAAAACCAAGTTTTCCAACATCACCCCTGCCGCCGACATCACCGTCCAAAATTTTTATACCCCCGAAAAAACGTGAACCTCAAAGAATGTGGGGTAAAGCCAAATGGGCGAGTgattttattgaaaatgttattaataaGATTAAATGTGGCATATATACTAGCGAACCGCAAACGAAGAATATAAATTTGCAAAAACCTCCTCAGAATCGCACAAGCGATACCAGTGACTTAAACAATA TTACAGATGCAAAGGAGGTGTCCATTCAGGTGACCATGCCCATAATTACAGAAGATTTCACGCCAAAAGTCACTATACAAAAGAAAAGGGAACTTACTGTAATGTTGCCTGGATTTGATGATGCTATGCCGCCACTGGAAATAAAATCAATGACTCGGAACTTAATCGCAGTGAAGCATTGCATTATGAATGTTTTACTACAATTTGACGTGAACGTACCGCCAGAAGCGGACCAAAGCGGTCTCGCCATCAAGCTTTCTACTTCTTGCATACCTCTCTCTGCAACAAAGAGCAGGACCAAAGTATTTAAATGCAAAACTGGTATCCTTAATGCTGCATTGCCTGCTGAACTTTGCAGCATTATACCGAGGGTGATGACGCAATTTTTGAATAAAGACACGCCACCGCCCCTAACATTAAACGAACCAAAGAAAAATGCATCTTTAAGCACCATATCTGAATACACGACGACATCTGATATCCAGGAGCCAAGCATATTTCCATTGTTGCCTCAAATAAGAATGTCTTCAGAGCTGATGAGATTAAGAAACGGGAGATTCTCGAAAAATCCAAAGTCGTGGGCAGAAATGTCAAATGAAAACATTTACATCATTTCAATAAAGGAATTTCCATATCAGTACCGTAACATAGTAGGAATATTGTCACCGCAAACATCACTATACCGTCAAGACATTGTAGTACATCCGAGTTGCGCGTTAGTACTGAATTCAACCAAAACTCAATGTATTTCGTCGAATCTTCCAAGTCAAAATTCTGCATCTAAACCTAATTTATGCACAGATTTAGTTCCGTATACAGGTAATAAACTATCATATGGTGGATGTATAGTACAAAATACACAACTGATAGCGTTAAAAGAACTCTTCAATAAAATGTTACAAGTCAATACAAATTCTCTCTCGGAGTATTTACCTACCATCAAGATGCAAACCTTTAATAATCATGTCTACGTGAACTTGACTATTGGCAACCATCAGGGAATAGGTGCTTCTTTGTGCATCGACACTacacattttaaatataaaccgcTAAGCATTGTTACTACGATAATGTCATCCACCGCTACTGTGAAATATGAACGTTCTGAGAAACAAATTGAGTACATAAAACTTGCGGAGATAAAAGAATCTAACAGAACAGAAACAAGAAAACTAGTGCCGAATTCATCAATGACTAAAATTAGAAAGAAAGGTCACGTGAGATACGTACATCTTTATAAGAAATGCAAATCCACTTCGCACATCGTAGCGGAACGAAGGAGCACGCCTTTGAGTAAAGTGACGAATTTGGACGAATTCTTTCAAGCAATGGGCGCGGGGAAACTGCTATCCAGTGTTTTTGATGGCAGTTGTGAGAAGAAACTTCTGGCGTTCGTTTCAGAC ctGAAAACTTACATTTCGGGAATAACACCGAGGCAAGCTTTATTAGTCATGTTACTGGCAAACAAGAAAGATACGTGCAATTTAATAAGATTTCGGCCCGTAATCCTGCAGGGAATAGCGGTCCATAGGATCACATGCGCTAGCGAGTTGAATATGGAAGTCGAGGTCATTGAAAAGGAGAAATTCAATAGTATGCCAGAG
- the LOC134748799 gene encoding uncharacterized protein LOC134748799 isoform X3: MAIYSTLSDAMSYKVYDLVPNSLTAKSLISSGSTNSNYKRRKSKNKSVYISNNHMHLRALTEEKSENKLLSSFQLAAKLYKSNSDEFKTPQKMSKKSNKKSVLTLPNEPAVLPQSCTVSDMNDSEYFKRIHKPKAQKTKKSQPRKKNPKLPDYNCEYYDRDADYCSQMNVYLDCSSVDVVKNFKGDCRRKARDSYNSKTETNAPSPSDVWSVLRNMNRFQFYPSPPMSDDSNYEIKPRKKVVKKKLNRGVYETCRTEQIYFQTELNVPGDGSLSASSQITVIDKNEELNKFCKKVEITSFEQNVPLVTPKNKKQDSPKSNNRRCRNSNLKFTTKKNSASKDTLIDQKSKLSEVSMKPDQTLNRGDGSFEDSQTKHICTTVEVQTETDSDNKKDDKPQINSNVRVHNAVSNTGSMSGDIPKQIMNSRLDMRAPPRRPLPSRVPWTSTQPRPNIPPDRPLTNASKVILIPPHGLMFSKLQDSPRVPYQATADPMHPLTQTAIRRIVAKIKFPLVILEKDQVSGTFELEHYDNPQFRGLDEHMWPFMVNWMEKPKSPEFETAAQFKKQTFKDKGPISTNFDCTVRNKKKQISSTLSNVESKQNSVAKTKPASRFRDNILKLLYKKTSNQTMGNDILPKRVQRDANVNPLPISSNNVGSSKCKTLSVVTSSSSIAKSRALIPPRASGPSRARSPPRARTPPRARTPPRARSPPRARTPPQTRTLVRTEKPSFPTSPLPPTSPSKIFIPPKKREPQRMWGKAKWASDFIENVINKIKCGIYTSEPQTKNINLQKPPQNRTSDTSDLNNITDAKEVSIQVTMPIITEDFTPKVTIQKKRELTVMLPGFDDAMPPLEIKSMTRNLIAVKHCIMNVLLQFDVNVPPEADQSGLAIKLSTSCIPLSATKSRTKVFKCKTGILNAALPAELCSIIPRVMTQFLNKDTPPPLTLNEPKKNASLSTISEYTTTSDIQEPSIFPLLPQIRMSSELMRLRNGRFSKNPKSWAEMSNENIYIISIKEFPYQYRNIVGILSPQTSLYRQDIVVHPSCALVLNSTKTQCISSNLPSQNSASKPNLCTDLVPYTGNKLSYGGCIVQNTQLIALKELFNKMLQVNTNSLSEYLPTIKMQTFNNHVYVNLTIGNHQGIGASLCIDTTHFKYKPLSIVTTIMSSTATVKYERSEKQIEYIKLAEIKESNRTETRKLVPNSSMTKIRKKGHVRYVHLYKKCKSTSHIVAERRSTPLSKVTNLDEFFQAMGAGKLLSSVFDGSCEKKLLAFVSDLKTYISGITPRQALLVMLLANKKDTCNLIRFRPVILQGIAVHRITCASELNMEVEVIEKEKFNSMPEASDYQRQFDGSSEKLLKTLLGKRKRLNPSYLRVMARYVGLGLLKTPVNR, translated from the exons ATGGCAATATATTCAACTTTAAGTGATGCTATGAGCTACAAAGTATACGATTTGGTGCCAAATTCTCTTACCGCCAAAAGTTTAATCAGTTCTGGCAGTACAAATTCAAACTACAAACGACGTAAAAGCAAGAACAAGTCAGTCTATATCTCTAATAATCATATGCACTTGCGTGCCCTCACTGAAGAAAAATCCGAAAACAAGCTCTTATCTTCTTTTCAACTAGCTGCGAAATTGTATAAATCTAATTCTGATGAATTCAAAACGCCTCAGAAAATGAGTAAGAAGAGCAACAAAAAGTCCGTGTTGACTCTTCCTAATGAGCCAGCTGTACTGCCTCAGTCTTGCACTGTAAGCGATATGAACGACAGCGAATATTTCAAACGTATTCACAAACCTAAGGCGCAAAAGACGAAAAAAAGCCAGCCTCGGAAGAAAAATCCCAAGCTACCAGATTACAACTGTGAATATTATGACAGAGACGCAGACTACTGCTCCCAAATGAACGTATACCTAGATTGTAGTTCTGTAGATGTTGTTAAGAATTTTAAAGGCGACTGCCGGAGAAAAGCAAGAGATTCTTATAATTCCAAAACTGAAACCAATGCACCGTCTCCATCTGATGTTTGGTCTGTGTTGAGGAATATGAATAGATTTCAATTTTATCCATCTCCACCCATGTCTGATGACAGTAACTACGAGATAAAGCCGAGAAAAAAAGTAGTCAAGAAGAAACTTAATAGAGG CGTTTATGAGACGTGCCGAACTGAGCAGATTTATTTCCAAACTGAGCTTAATGTTCCTGGAGATGGCAGTCTTTCAGCGTCTTCTCAGATAACCGTGATCGACAAAAATGAAGAACTCAATAAATTTTgcaaaaaagtggaaattacATCTTTTGAACAGAATGTACCACTGGTTACTCCAAAGAATAAGAAGCAAGATTCGCCAAAGTCTAATAACAGAAGATGTAGAAATTCCAACCttaaatttacaacaaagaaaAATTCCGCTAGCAAAGATACGCTCATTGACCAAAAATCTAAACTATCTGAAGTATCGATGAAGCCAGATCAAACATTAAATAGAGGTGATGGCAGCTTTGAAGATTCACAGACAAAACATATTTGTACGACAGTTGAAGTGCAAACCGAAACGGATAGTGata ACAAAAAAGATGATAAACCTCAAATAAATTCTAACGTTCGTGTACACAATGCTGTAAGCAACACCGGGAGTATGAGCGGTGATATACCGAAACAAATTATGAACAGTCGTCTGGACATGAGAGCGCCTCCCCGACGTCCTTTACCAAGTCGGGTACCCTGGACTAGCACTCAACCGCGTCCCAATATTCCACCGGATCGCCCCTTAACAAATGCTTCTAAAGTTATACTCATTCCACCTCATGGCTTGATGTTTTCCAAACTACAAGACAGCCCTAGAGTCCCTTACCAGGCCACAGCGGATCCAATGCACCCGTTAACTCAAACCGCCATACGCAGAATTGTAGCCAAAATCAAATTCCCATTGGTTATTTTGGAAAAAGATCAAGTCAGTGGCACATTTGAACTAGAACATTACGATAACCCACAATTCAGAGGATTAGATGAGCATATGTGGCCTTTCATGGTCAATTGGATGGAGAAACCTAAATCACCTGAATTTGAAACGGCGGCGCAATTTAAAAAGCAAACTTTCAAGGACAAAGGGCCTATTTCGACAAACTTTGATTGTACAGTTCgcaacaaaaagaaacagataAGTTCAACTCTCAGTAACGTGGAATCTAAACAGAATAGTGTCGCCAAAACAAAACCAGCATCCCGATTCCGAGATAACATATTGAAGCTTTTGTATAAGAAGACTTCTAATCAAACGATGGGTAATGATATCTTACCTAAACGTGTCCAGCGGGACGCGAATGTGAACCCGTTGCCAATCAGCAGCAATAACGTTGGTTCAAGCAAATGTAAGACATTGAGCGTAGTCACCAGCAGTAGCTCCATAGCAAAATCTCGAGCATTGATTCCACCTCGAGCGAGCGGTCCATCTCGAGCGAGGAGTCCACCTCGGGCGAGGACTCCACCTCGAGCGAGGACTCCACCTCGAGCGAGGAGTCCACCTCGAGCGAGGACTCCACCTCAAACGAGGACTCTAGTGAGAACAGAAAAACCAAGTTTTCCAACATCACCCCTGCCGCCGACATCACCGTCCAAAATTTTTATACCCCCGAAAAAACGTGAACCTCAAAGAATGTGGGGTAAAGCCAAATGGGCGAGTgattttattgaaaatgttattaataaGATTAAATGTGGCATATATACTAGCGAACCGCAAACGAAGAATATAAATTTGCAAAAACCTCCTCAGAATCGCACAAGCGATACCAGTGACTTAAACAATA TTACAGATGCAAAGGAGGTGTCCATTCAGGTGACCATGCCCATAATTACAGAAGATTTCACGCCAAAAGTCACTATACAAAAGAAAAGGGAACTTACTGTAATGTTGCCTGGATTTGATGATGCTATGCCGCCACTGGAAATAAAATCAATGACTCGGAACTTAATCGCAGTGAAGCATTGCATTATGAATGTTTTACTACAATTTGACGTGAACGTACCGCCAGAAGCGGACCAAAGCGGTCTCGCCATCAAGCTTTCTACTTCTTGCATACCTCTCTCTGCAACAAAGAGCAGGACCAAAGTATTTAAATGCAAAACTGGTATCCTTAATGCTGCATTGCCTGCTGAACTTTGCAGCATTATACCGAGGGTGATGACGCAATTTTTGAATAAAGACACGCCACCGCCCCTAACATTAAACGAACCAAAGAAAAATGCATCTTTAAGCACCATATCTGAATACACGACGACATCTGATATCCAGGAGCCAAGCATATTTCCATTGTTGCCTCAAATAAGAATGTCTTCAGAGCTGATGAGATTAAGAAACGGGAGATTCTCGAAAAATCCAAAGTCGTGGGCAGAAATGTCAAATGAAAACATTTACATCATTTCAATAAAGGAATTTCCATATCAGTACCGTAACATAGTAGGAATATTGTCACCGCAAACATCACTATACCGTCAAGACATTGTAGTACATCCGAGTTGCGCGTTAGTACTGAATTCAACCAAAACTCAATGTATTTCGTCGAATCTTCCAAGTCAAAATTCTGCATCTAAACCTAATTTATGCACAGATTTAGTTCCGTATACAGGTAATAAACTATCATATGGTGGATGTATAGTACAAAATACACAACTGATAGCGTTAAAAGAACTCTTCAATAAAATGTTACAAGTCAATACAAATTCTCTCTCGGAGTATTTACCTACCATCAAGATGCAAACCTTTAATAATCATGTCTACGTGAACTTGACTATTGGCAACCATCAGGGAATAGGTGCTTCTTTGTGCATCGACACTacacattttaaatataaaccgcTAAGCATTGTTACTACGATAATGTCATCCACCGCTACTGTGAAATATGAACGTTCTGAGAAACAAATTGAGTACATAAAACTTGCGGAGATAAAAGAATCTAACAGAACAGAAACAAGAAAACTAGTGCCGAATTCATCAATGACTAAAATTAGAAAGAAAGGTCACGTGAGATACGTACATCTTTATAAGAAATGCAAATCCACTTCGCACATCGTAGCGGAACGAAGGAGCACGCCTTTGAGTAAAGTGACGAATTTGGACGAATTCTTTCAAGCAATGGGCGCGGGGAAACTGCTATCCAGTGTTTTTGATGGCAGTTGTGAGAAGAAACTTCTGGCGTTCGTTTCAGAC ctGAAAACTTACATTTCGGGAATAACACCGAGGCAAGCTTTATTAGTCATGTTACTGGCAAACAAGAAAGATACGTGCAATTTAATAAGATTTCGGCCCGTAATCCTGCAGGGAATAGCGGTCCATAGGATCACATGCGCTAGCGAGTTGAATATGGAAGTCGAGGTCATTGAAAAGGAGAAATTCAATAGTATGCCAGAG